A genomic region of Ammospiza nelsoni isolate bAmmNel1 chromosome 3, bAmmNel1.pri, whole genome shotgun sequence contains the following coding sequences:
- the MRPL33 gene encoding large ribosomal subunit protein bL33m, with product MFLTAAALAKSKSKYILVRMKSAAETGYCFNIRRLRLQEKLVLLRYDPIAKQRVLFTEKRKIRSV from the exons tgGCCAAGAGCAAATCTAA GTACATACTGGTGAGGATGAAGAGCGCTGCAGAGACAGGCTACTGCTTCAACATCAGGAGACTGCGGCTGCAGGAAAAACTGGTCCTGCTGAGATACGATCCCATCG cAAAACAACGTGTCCTCTtcacagagaagagaaaaatccGTTCTGTGTGA